A genomic segment from Castor canadensis chromosome 1, mCasCan1.hap1v2, whole genome shotgun sequence encodes:
- the Tiam2 gene encoding rho guanine nucleotide exchange factor TIAM2 isoform X7 — protein sequence MEAPRESQDPPPRPLARHLSDADRLRKVIQELVDTEKSYVKDLSCLFELYLEPLQNETFLTQDEMESLFGSLPEMLEFQKVFLETLEDGISASSDFNILETPSQFRKLLFSLGGSFLYYADHFKLYSGFCANHIKVQKVLERAKTDKAFKAFLDARNPTKQHSSTLESYLIKPVQRVLKYPLLLKELVSLTDHESEEHYHLTEALKAMEKVASHINEMQKIYEDYGTVFDQLVAEQSGTEKEVTELSMGELLMHSTVSWLNPFLSLGKARKDLELTVFVFKRAVILVYKENCKLKKKLPSNSRPAHSSADLDPFKFRWLIPLSALQVRLGNTAGTENNSIWELIHTKSEIEGRPETIFQLCCSDSESKTNIVKVIRSILRENFRRHIKCELPLEKTCKDRLVPLKNRVPVSAKLASSRSLKVLRTSSSREWPSEPSKGSSLDSDECSLSSGTQSSGCPAAESRQDCKSEAPGRDPNTGLAEFPDGLIKESDILSDEDEDYHHTLKQGSPTKDIEIQFQRLRISEEPEMHLAGQQPATGAGEGQEGGQLPKLVRGHFCPIKRKANSTKRDRGTLLKVQTRHQSLDSQPENANIDLNLALEREFSVQSLTSVVNEECFYETQNHSKS from the exons ATGGAGGCACCAAGGGAAAGTCAGGACCCACCTCCCCGGCCTCTGGCCCGCCACCTGTCTGATGCAGACCGCCTTCGAAAAGTCATCCAGGAGCTTGTGGACACAGAGAAGTCCTATGTGAAG GATCTGAGCTGCCTCTTTGAATTATACTTGGAGCCTCTTCAGAATGAGACTTTCCTTACCCAAGATGAG ATGGAATCACTTTTTGGAAGCTTGCCAGAGATGCTGGAGTTTCAGAAGGTTTTTCTGGAGACCCTGGAGGATGGGATCTCAGCTTCCTCAGACTTTAACATTCTGGAAACCCCCTCACAGTTTAGA AAGTTGCTGTTTTCCCTGGGAGGCTCTTTCCTGTATTATGCAGACCACTTTAAACTGTACAGTGGATTCTGTGCAAATCATATTAAAGTACAGAAGGTTCTAGAGCGAG CTAAAACCGATAAGGCTTTCAAGGCTTTTCTGGATGCCCGGAACCCCACCAAGCAGCACTCCTCCACTCTAGAGTCGTACCTCATCAAGCCCGTCCAGAGAGTGCTGAAGTACCCACTGCTGCTCAAGGAGCTCGTGTCCCTGACAGACCACGAGAGCGAGGAGCACTACCACCTGACAG AAGCACTAAAGGCAATGGAAAAAGTTGCCAGTCACATCAATGAGATGCAGAAGATCTACGAAGATTATGGGACCGTGTTCGACCAGCTGGTAGCAGAGCAGAGTGGCACAGAGAAGGAG GTAACAGAACTTTCCATGGGGGAACTTTTGATGCACTCTACAGTTTCTTGGTTAAATCCATTTCTGTCTCTGGGAAAAGCCAGAAAggaccttgaactcacagtatTTG tttttaagaGAGCTGTCATACTGGTTTATAAGGAAAattgcaaactgaaaaagaaattg CCCTCGAATTCCCGGCCTGCACACAGCTCTGCTGATCTGGACCCGTTTAAATTCCGCTGGTTGATCCCCTTATCTGCACTTCAAGTTAGACTGGGGAACACAGCAG GGACAGAAAATAATTCCATATGGGAGCTGATCCACACGAAGTCAGAAATAGAAGGACGGCCAGAGACCATCTTTCAGCTATGTTGCAG CGACAGTGAGAGCAAAACCAACATCGTTAAGGTGATTCGTTCTATTCTGAGGGAGAACTTCAGGCGTCACATAAAGTGTGAATTACCACTGGAGAAGACCTGTAAGGATCGTCTGGTACCTCTTAAGAACAGAGTTCCCGTTTCAGCCAAATTAG CTTCGTCCAGGTCTTTGAAAGTCCTCAGGACTTCCTCCAGCAGAGAGTGGCCCAGTGAGCCCAGCAAGGGCAGCTCGCTGGACTCAGATGAGTGCAGCTTGAGCAGTGGCACCCAGAGCAGTGGCTGCCCGGCGGCCGAGAGCAGGCAAGACTGCAAGAGCGAGGCGCCTGGGCGGGACCCCAACACCGGCCTGGCTGAATTTCCAGACGGTCTCATTAAAGAGAGTGACATTCTGAGTGATGAAGACGAGGACTACCACCATACTCTGAAACAGGGCAGCCCTACCAAGGACATTGAAATTCAGTTCCAGAGACTCAGAATCTCCGAGGAGCCTGAGATGCACCTGGCTGGGCAGCAGCCTGCCACGGGGGCGGGTGAGGGCCAGGAGGGAGGACAGCTGCCCAAGCTAGTACGGGGTCACTTCTGCCCCATTAAACGAAAAGCAAACAGCACCAAGAGAGACAGAGGAACTTTACTCAAGGTGCAGACTCGTCACCAGTCTCTTGACAGTCAACCTGAAAATGCCAACATTGATCTAAATTTGGCTCTAGAGCGAGAATTCAGTGTCCAGAGTTTAACTTCGGTTGTCAACGAAGAGTGTTTTTATGAAACACAGAACCACAGCAAATCATAG
- the Tiam2 gene encoding rho guanine nucleotide exchange factor TIAM2 isoform X4, whose translation MRPVFYQSAEQITALCRGFNDAETKGMEAPRESQDPPPRPLARHLSDADRLRKVIQELVDTEKSYVKDLSCLFELYLEPLQNETFLTQDEMESLFGSLPEMLEFQKVFLETLEDGISASSDFNILETPSQFRKLLFSLGGSFLYYADHFKLYSGFCANHIKVQKVLERAKTDKAFKAFLDARNPTKQHSSTLESYLIKPVQRVLKYPLLLKELVSLTDHESEEHYHLTEALKAMEKVASHINEMQKIYEDYGTVFDQLVAEQSGTEKEVTELSMGELLMHSTVSWLNPFLSLGKARKDLELTVFVFKRAVILVYKENCKLKKKLPSNSRPAHSSADLDPFKFRWLIPLSALQVRLGNTAGTENNSIWELIHTKSEIEGRPETIFQLCCSDSESKTNIVKVIRSILRENFRRHIKCELPLEKTCKDRLVPLKNRVPVSAKLASSRSLKVLRTSSSREWPSEPSKGSSLDSDECSLSSGTQSSGCPAAESRQDCKSEAPGRDPNTGLAEFPDGLIKESDILSDEDEDYHHTLKQGSPTKDIEIQFQRLRISEEPEMHLAGQQPATGAGEGQEGGQLPKLVRGHFCPIKRKANSTKRDRGTLLKVQTRHQSLDSQPENANIDLNLALEREFSVQSLTSVVNEECFYETQNHSKS comes from the exons AGTGCTGAACAGATCACTGCACTGTGCAGGGGCTTCAACGACGCCGAGACCAAAGGCATGGAGGCACCAAGGGAAAGTCAGGACCCACCTCCCCGGCCTCTGGCCCGCCACCTGTCTGATGCAGACCGCCTTCGAAAAGTCATCCAGGAGCTTGTGGACACAGAGAAGTCCTATGTGAAG GATCTGAGCTGCCTCTTTGAATTATACTTGGAGCCTCTTCAGAATGAGACTTTCCTTACCCAAGATGAG ATGGAATCACTTTTTGGAAGCTTGCCAGAGATGCTGGAGTTTCAGAAGGTTTTTCTGGAGACCCTGGAGGATGGGATCTCAGCTTCCTCAGACTTTAACATTCTGGAAACCCCCTCACAGTTTAGA AAGTTGCTGTTTTCCCTGGGAGGCTCTTTCCTGTATTATGCAGACCACTTTAAACTGTACAGTGGATTCTGTGCAAATCATATTAAAGTACAGAAGGTTCTAGAGCGAG CTAAAACCGATAAGGCTTTCAAGGCTTTTCTGGATGCCCGGAACCCCACCAAGCAGCACTCCTCCACTCTAGAGTCGTACCTCATCAAGCCCGTCCAGAGAGTGCTGAAGTACCCACTGCTGCTCAAGGAGCTCGTGTCCCTGACAGACCACGAGAGCGAGGAGCACTACCACCTGACAG AAGCACTAAAGGCAATGGAAAAAGTTGCCAGTCACATCAATGAGATGCAGAAGATCTACGAAGATTATGGGACCGTGTTCGACCAGCTGGTAGCAGAGCAGAGTGGCACAGAGAAGGAG GTAACAGAACTTTCCATGGGGGAACTTTTGATGCACTCTACAGTTTCTTGGTTAAATCCATTTCTGTCTCTGGGAAAAGCCAGAAAggaccttgaactcacagtatTTG tttttaagaGAGCTGTCATACTGGTTTATAAGGAAAattgcaaactgaaaaagaaattg CCCTCGAATTCCCGGCCTGCACACAGCTCTGCTGATCTGGACCCGTTTAAATTCCGCTGGTTGATCCCCTTATCTGCACTTCAAGTTAGACTGGGGAACACAGCAG GGACAGAAAATAATTCCATATGGGAGCTGATCCACACGAAGTCAGAAATAGAAGGACGGCCAGAGACCATCTTTCAGCTATGTTGCAG CGACAGTGAGAGCAAAACCAACATCGTTAAGGTGATTCGTTCTATTCTGAGGGAGAACTTCAGGCGTCACATAAAGTGTGAATTACCACTGGAGAAGACCTGTAAGGATCGTCTGGTACCTCTTAAGAACAGAGTTCCCGTTTCAGCCAAATTAG CTTCGTCCAGGTCTTTGAAAGTCCTCAGGACTTCCTCCAGCAGAGAGTGGCCCAGTGAGCCCAGCAAGGGCAGCTCGCTGGACTCAGATGAGTGCAGCTTGAGCAGTGGCACCCAGAGCAGTGGCTGCCCGGCGGCCGAGAGCAGGCAAGACTGCAAGAGCGAGGCGCCTGGGCGGGACCCCAACACCGGCCTGGCTGAATTTCCAGACGGTCTCATTAAAGAGAGTGACATTCTGAGTGATGAAGACGAGGACTACCACCATACTCTGAAACAGGGCAGCCCTACCAAGGACATTGAAATTCAGTTCCAGAGACTCAGAATCTCCGAGGAGCCTGAGATGCACCTGGCTGGGCAGCAGCCTGCCACGGGGGCGGGTGAGGGCCAGGAGGGAGGACAGCTGCCCAAGCTAGTACGGGGTCACTTCTGCCCCATTAAACGAAAAGCAAACAGCACCAAGAGAGACAGAGGAACTTTACTCAAGGTGCAGACTCGTCACCAGTCTCTTGACAGTCAACCTGAAAATGCCAACATTGATCTAAATTTGGCTCTAGAGCGAGAATTCAGTGTCCAGAGTTTAACTTCGGTTGTCAACGAAGAGTGTTTTTATGAAACACAGAACCACAGCAAATCATAG
- the Tiam2 gene encoding rho guanine nucleotide exchange factor TIAM2 isoform X6 translates to MSAEQITALCRGFNDAETKGMEAPRESQDPPPRPLARHLSDADRLRKVIQELVDTEKSYVKDLSCLFELYLEPLQNETFLTQDEMESLFGSLPEMLEFQKVFLETLEDGISASSDFNILETPSQFRKLLFSLGGSFLYYADHFKLYSGFCANHIKVQKVLERAKTDKAFKAFLDARNPTKQHSSTLESYLIKPVQRVLKYPLLLKELVSLTDHESEEHYHLTEALKAMEKVASHINEMQKIYEDYGTVFDQLVAEQSGTEKEVTELSMGELLMHSTVSWLNPFLSLGKARKDLELTVFVFKRAVILVYKENCKLKKKLPSNSRPAHSSADLDPFKFRWLIPLSALQVRLGNTAGTENNSIWELIHTKSEIEGRPETIFQLCCSDSESKTNIVKVIRSILRENFRRHIKCELPLEKTCKDRLVPLKNRVPVSAKLASSRSLKVLRTSSSREWPSEPSKGSSLDSDECSLSSGTQSSGCPAAESRQDCKSEAPGRDPNTGLAEFPDGLIKESDILSDEDEDYHHTLKQGSPTKDIEIQFQRLRISEEPEMHLAGQQPATGAGEGQEGGQLPKLVRGHFCPIKRKANSTKRDRGTLLKVQTRHQSLDSQPENANIDLNLALEREFSVQSLTSVVNEECFYETQNHSKS, encoded by the exons AGTGCTGAACAGATCACTGCACTGTGCAGGGGCTTCAACGACGCCGAGACCAAAGGCATGGAGGCACCAAGGGAAAGTCAGGACCCACCTCCCCGGCCTCTGGCCCGCCACCTGTCTGATGCAGACCGCCTTCGAAAAGTCATCCAGGAGCTTGTGGACACAGAGAAGTCCTATGTGAAG GATCTGAGCTGCCTCTTTGAATTATACTTGGAGCCTCTTCAGAATGAGACTTTCCTTACCCAAGATGAG ATGGAATCACTTTTTGGAAGCTTGCCAGAGATGCTGGAGTTTCAGAAGGTTTTTCTGGAGACCCTGGAGGATGGGATCTCAGCTTCCTCAGACTTTAACATTCTGGAAACCCCCTCACAGTTTAGA AAGTTGCTGTTTTCCCTGGGAGGCTCTTTCCTGTATTATGCAGACCACTTTAAACTGTACAGTGGATTCTGTGCAAATCATATTAAAGTACAGAAGGTTCTAGAGCGAG CTAAAACCGATAAGGCTTTCAAGGCTTTTCTGGATGCCCGGAACCCCACCAAGCAGCACTCCTCCACTCTAGAGTCGTACCTCATCAAGCCCGTCCAGAGAGTGCTGAAGTACCCACTGCTGCTCAAGGAGCTCGTGTCCCTGACAGACCACGAGAGCGAGGAGCACTACCACCTGACAG AAGCACTAAAGGCAATGGAAAAAGTTGCCAGTCACATCAATGAGATGCAGAAGATCTACGAAGATTATGGGACCGTGTTCGACCAGCTGGTAGCAGAGCAGAGTGGCACAGAGAAGGAG GTAACAGAACTTTCCATGGGGGAACTTTTGATGCACTCTACAGTTTCTTGGTTAAATCCATTTCTGTCTCTGGGAAAAGCCAGAAAggaccttgaactcacagtatTTG tttttaagaGAGCTGTCATACTGGTTTATAAGGAAAattgcaaactgaaaaagaaattg CCCTCGAATTCCCGGCCTGCACACAGCTCTGCTGATCTGGACCCGTTTAAATTCCGCTGGTTGATCCCCTTATCTGCACTTCAAGTTAGACTGGGGAACACAGCAG GGACAGAAAATAATTCCATATGGGAGCTGATCCACACGAAGTCAGAAATAGAAGGACGGCCAGAGACCATCTTTCAGCTATGTTGCAG CGACAGTGAGAGCAAAACCAACATCGTTAAGGTGATTCGTTCTATTCTGAGGGAGAACTTCAGGCGTCACATAAAGTGTGAATTACCACTGGAGAAGACCTGTAAGGATCGTCTGGTACCTCTTAAGAACAGAGTTCCCGTTTCAGCCAAATTAG CTTCGTCCAGGTCTTTGAAAGTCCTCAGGACTTCCTCCAGCAGAGAGTGGCCCAGTGAGCCCAGCAAGGGCAGCTCGCTGGACTCAGATGAGTGCAGCTTGAGCAGTGGCACCCAGAGCAGTGGCTGCCCGGCGGCCGAGAGCAGGCAAGACTGCAAGAGCGAGGCGCCTGGGCGGGACCCCAACACCGGCCTGGCTGAATTTCCAGACGGTCTCATTAAAGAGAGTGACATTCTGAGTGATGAAGACGAGGACTACCACCATACTCTGAAACAGGGCAGCCCTACCAAGGACATTGAAATTCAGTTCCAGAGACTCAGAATCTCCGAGGAGCCTGAGATGCACCTGGCTGGGCAGCAGCCTGCCACGGGGGCGGGTGAGGGCCAGGAGGGAGGACAGCTGCCCAAGCTAGTACGGGGTCACTTCTGCCCCATTAAACGAAAAGCAAACAGCACCAAGAGAGACAGAGGAACTTTACTCAAGGTGCAGACTCGTCACCAGTCTCTTGACAGTCAACCTGAAAATGCCAACATTGATCTAAATTTGGCTCTAGAGCGAGAATTCAGTGTCCAGAGTTTAACTTCGGTTGTCAACGAAGAGTGTTTTTATGAAACACAGAACCACAGCAAATCATAG
- the Tiam2 gene encoding rho guanine nucleotide exchange factor TIAM2 isoform X5 — protein sequence MEQTFRSAEQITALCRGFNDAETKGMEAPRESQDPPPRPLARHLSDADRLRKVIQELVDTEKSYVKDLSCLFELYLEPLQNETFLTQDEMESLFGSLPEMLEFQKVFLETLEDGISASSDFNILETPSQFRKLLFSLGGSFLYYADHFKLYSGFCANHIKVQKVLERAKTDKAFKAFLDARNPTKQHSSTLESYLIKPVQRVLKYPLLLKELVSLTDHESEEHYHLTEALKAMEKVASHINEMQKIYEDYGTVFDQLVAEQSGTEKEVTELSMGELLMHSTVSWLNPFLSLGKARKDLELTVFVFKRAVILVYKENCKLKKKLPSNSRPAHSSADLDPFKFRWLIPLSALQVRLGNTAGTENNSIWELIHTKSEIEGRPETIFQLCCSDSESKTNIVKVIRSILRENFRRHIKCELPLEKTCKDRLVPLKNRVPVSAKLASSRSLKVLRTSSSREWPSEPSKGSSLDSDECSLSSGTQSSGCPAAESRQDCKSEAPGRDPNTGLAEFPDGLIKESDILSDEDEDYHHTLKQGSPTKDIEIQFQRLRISEEPEMHLAGQQPATGAGEGQEGGQLPKLVRGHFCPIKRKANSTKRDRGTLLKVQTRHQSLDSQPENANIDLNLALEREFSVQSLTSVVNEECFYETQNHSKS from the exons AGTGCTGAACAGATCACTGCACTGTGCAGGGGCTTCAACGACGCCGAGACCAAAGGCATGGAGGCACCAAGGGAAAGTCAGGACCCACCTCCCCGGCCTCTGGCCCGCCACCTGTCTGATGCAGACCGCCTTCGAAAAGTCATCCAGGAGCTTGTGGACACAGAGAAGTCCTATGTGAAG GATCTGAGCTGCCTCTTTGAATTATACTTGGAGCCTCTTCAGAATGAGACTTTCCTTACCCAAGATGAG ATGGAATCACTTTTTGGAAGCTTGCCAGAGATGCTGGAGTTTCAGAAGGTTTTTCTGGAGACCCTGGAGGATGGGATCTCAGCTTCCTCAGACTTTAACATTCTGGAAACCCCCTCACAGTTTAGA AAGTTGCTGTTTTCCCTGGGAGGCTCTTTCCTGTATTATGCAGACCACTTTAAACTGTACAGTGGATTCTGTGCAAATCATATTAAAGTACAGAAGGTTCTAGAGCGAG CTAAAACCGATAAGGCTTTCAAGGCTTTTCTGGATGCCCGGAACCCCACCAAGCAGCACTCCTCCACTCTAGAGTCGTACCTCATCAAGCCCGTCCAGAGAGTGCTGAAGTACCCACTGCTGCTCAAGGAGCTCGTGTCCCTGACAGACCACGAGAGCGAGGAGCACTACCACCTGACAG AAGCACTAAAGGCAATGGAAAAAGTTGCCAGTCACATCAATGAGATGCAGAAGATCTACGAAGATTATGGGACCGTGTTCGACCAGCTGGTAGCAGAGCAGAGTGGCACAGAGAAGGAG GTAACAGAACTTTCCATGGGGGAACTTTTGATGCACTCTACAGTTTCTTGGTTAAATCCATTTCTGTCTCTGGGAAAAGCCAGAAAggaccttgaactcacagtatTTG tttttaagaGAGCTGTCATACTGGTTTATAAGGAAAattgcaaactgaaaaagaaattg CCCTCGAATTCCCGGCCTGCACACAGCTCTGCTGATCTGGACCCGTTTAAATTCCGCTGGTTGATCCCCTTATCTGCACTTCAAGTTAGACTGGGGAACACAGCAG GGACAGAAAATAATTCCATATGGGAGCTGATCCACACGAAGTCAGAAATAGAAGGACGGCCAGAGACCATCTTTCAGCTATGTTGCAG CGACAGTGAGAGCAAAACCAACATCGTTAAGGTGATTCGTTCTATTCTGAGGGAGAACTTCAGGCGTCACATAAAGTGTGAATTACCACTGGAGAAGACCTGTAAGGATCGTCTGGTACCTCTTAAGAACAGAGTTCCCGTTTCAGCCAAATTAG CTTCGTCCAGGTCTTTGAAAGTCCTCAGGACTTCCTCCAGCAGAGAGTGGCCCAGTGAGCCCAGCAAGGGCAGCTCGCTGGACTCAGATGAGTGCAGCTTGAGCAGTGGCACCCAGAGCAGTGGCTGCCCGGCGGCCGAGAGCAGGCAAGACTGCAAGAGCGAGGCGCCTGGGCGGGACCCCAACACCGGCCTGGCTGAATTTCCAGACGGTCTCATTAAAGAGAGTGACATTCTGAGTGATGAAGACGAGGACTACCACCATACTCTGAAACAGGGCAGCCCTACCAAGGACATTGAAATTCAGTTCCAGAGACTCAGAATCTCCGAGGAGCCTGAGATGCACCTGGCTGGGCAGCAGCCTGCCACGGGGGCGGGTGAGGGCCAGGAGGGAGGACAGCTGCCCAAGCTAGTACGGGGTCACTTCTGCCCCATTAAACGAAAAGCAAACAGCACCAAGAGAGACAGAGGAACTTTACTCAAGGTGCAGACTCGTCACCAGTCTCTTGACAGTCAACCTGAAAATGCCAACATTGATCTAAATTTGGCTCTAGAGCGAGAATTCAGTGTCCAGAGTTTAACTTCGGTTGTCAACGAAGAGTGTTTTTATGAAACACAGAACCACAGCAAATCATAG